One Natrinema longum genomic window carries:
- a CDS encoding ABC1 kinase family protein, producing MLSYARDRRRFLLFGRPRRVDPETHRHRAEVLLESLLTLGPTFIKLGQLLSTRPDVLPPAYIDVLASLQDDVPPAPWSEAKRVLEDELGPVDERFAAFDTDPISGASLGQVYRARLDAATERTREPAADEAGRDVAVKIRRPEIEDLVRADLRVIKWSLPILLYFVDDARSFSLENLAEEFSKTIREEMDYEREAEMLTEIKANFADDDRFRIPSVIESHSSPRVLTMEYIEGTKINDLEELDRKGIDRTEIAENLERSYLQMIIEDGVFHADPHPGNLAVTDDGKIVFYDFGMSGRVDSFVQEKIVEFYIAVANQDIDGILDALVEIGTLSPDADRGVMAEVMEIAIQDARGEDVEQYRVNQIVGQVEDSIYEFPLRLPKNLALVLRVATVVEGVCVTLDEDLDFISTATDYLTEQGYREESIRKYLDQTGQQLRRTGESLTRIAPKAERALDRLDRDDLYVRIGVEDEQNVFEDLAKRLVYGMLLTMSLFSMGVLYALEAPRGSIVAAVFSVIVLVQLYRSFREPKSLGARPQFTRQNLRQRRREE from the coding sequence TTGCTCTCCTACGCCCGCGACCGACGGCGGTTCCTCCTCTTTGGCCGGCCCCGACGGGTCGACCCCGAGACCCACCGCCACCGGGCCGAAGTACTGCTCGAGTCGCTGTTGACGCTTGGTCCGACGTTCATCAAACTCGGCCAGTTGCTGTCAACTCGCCCCGACGTCTTGCCACCGGCGTACATCGACGTGCTCGCGTCGTTGCAAGACGATGTGCCGCCAGCTCCCTGGTCGGAGGCCAAACGGGTGCTCGAGGACGAACTCGGTCCCGTCGACGAACGTTTCGCCGCCTTCGATACCGACCCGATAAGCGGCGCGAGTCTGGGGCAGGTCTATCGGGCGCGTCTCGACGCTGCGACCGAGCGCACGCGGGAACCGGCGGCGGACGAGGCCGGCCGTGACGTCGCGGTGAAGATCCGCCGGCCCGAGATCGAGGATCTCGTCCGGGCCGACCTGCGGGTCATCAAGTGGTCGCTCCCGATCTTGCTGTACTTCGTCGACGACGCCCGGTCGTTTTCCCTCGAGAATCTCGCCGAGGAGTTCTCGAAGACGATCCGCGAGGAGATGGACTACGAGCGCGAGGCCGAGATGCTCACCGAGATCAAGGCGAACTTCGCGGACGACGATCGGTTTCGCATCCCCAGCGTGATCGAGAGCCACTCGAGCCCGCGCGTGCTCACGATGGAGTACATCGAGGGGACGAAGATCAACGACCTCGAGGAACTCGATCGCAAGGGAATCGATCGGACGGAGATCGCGGAGAACTTGGAGCGGTCGTACCTGCAGATGATCATCGAGGACGGCGTCTTCCACGCGGATCCGCATCCGGGGAACCTCGCGGTGACCGACGACGGGAAAATCGTCTTCTACGACTTCGGGATGTCGGGGCGGGTCGACTCGTTCGTCCAGGAGAAGATCGTCGAGTTCTACATCGCCGTCGCCAATCAGGACATCGACGGCATCCTCGACGCGCTGGTCGAGATCGGCACGCTCAGTCCCGACGCCGATCGAGGAGTGATGGCCGAGGTGATGGAGATCGCCATCCAAGACGCCCGCGGCGAGGACGTCGAACAGTACCGGGTCAACCAGATCGTCGGCCAGGTCGAGGACTCGATCTACGAATTCCCCCTTCGCCTCCCGAAGAACCTCGCGCTCGTCCTTCGGGTCGCAACCGTCGTCGAAGGGGTCTGTGTCACTCTCGACGAGGACCTCGATTTCATCTCGACGGCGACCGATTACCTGACCGAACAGGGGTACCGCGAGGAGTCGATCCGAAAATACCTCGATCAGACCGGCCAACAGCTCCGCCGAACCGGCGAGTCGCTGACCCGGATCGCACCCAAAGCCGAGCGGGCACTCGACCGGCTCGATCGCGACGACCTCTACGTCCGGATCGGCGTCGAAGACGAACAGAACGTCTTCGAGGATCTCGCCAAGCGATTGGTCTACGGCATGCTACTCACCATGTCGCTGTTCTCGATGGGCGTCCTCTACGCCCTCGAGGCTCCCAGAGGATCGATCGTCGCCGCGGTCTTTTCGGTGATCGTCCTGGTCCAACTCTATCGCTCCTTCCGCGAACCCAAATCGCTCGGCGCGCGACCGCAGTTTACGCGCCAGAACCTGCGACAACGACGGCGCGAGGAGTGA
- a CDS encoding Hsp20/alpha crystallin family protein — protein sequence MSALRDALRDLSEDVFFDLLESEEAYLLVLDVPGVSAESLELAIEDGRISIDATREKEPGGDYRYLEENRSLFFDVDLPLPDDASDAGAEATVDRGVLELTLPKRGASGETTIDIVDEDS from the coding sequence ATGTCAGCGCTCCGCGACGCGTTGCGGGACCTCTCGGAGGACGTCTTCTTCGATCTGCTCGAGAGCGAGGAGGCGTATCTGCTCGTGCTCGACGTGCCCGGCGTCTCCGCCGAGTCCCTCGAGCTCGCGATCGAGGACGGGCGGATCTCCATCGATGCCACCCGGGAGAAAGAGCCCGGCGGCGACTACCGCTACCTCGAGGAGAACCGCTCGCTGTTTTTCGACGTCGACCTCCCGCTACCCGACGACGCGTCCGACGCAGGTGCCGAGGCGACGGTCGACCGGGGCGTCCTCGAGTTGACGCTTCCGAAACGCGGGGCCAGCGGGGAAACGACGATCGATATCGTCGACGAGGACTCCTAA
- the glp gene encoding gephyrin-like molybdotransferase Glp: protein MEGADRERTEAGFKVRTPVDEARHVLREAVTGDAADADIPCGTETVDVDRADGRVLAAPVTSARDVPHYQRAAMDGYAVRAADTFGASDRSPEVLRIAEPAANGEHATADSIAPGTAARVHTGSALPAGADAVVMIERVTELESAGELEVEDAVAEGENVAPVGEDVEEGQALYEAGHRLRPSDLGLLRSAGYGRVAVAQQPTVGVVPTGEELVAGDPGPGEVIETNGLTVSRLAQRWGARATYRDVVTDDPESLRVAIQRDLTKDVVVTTGGSSVGERDLLPEVIDDLGEVLVHGVGLKPGHPVCLGLVEDTPVLALPGYPVACIVNAVQFLRPVLRWLEGTTPEPHPTTRARLERKLPSEPGTRTFARVQLEPRDGRGETGADGPAYTAIPTRASGSGVLSSVALADGWVVVDDDREGIPAGETVPVENWEYTP, encoded by the coding sequence ATGGAAGGAGCCGACCGCGAGCGCACGGAGGCCGGGTTCAAGGTGCGGACGCCGGTCGACGAGGCGCGTCACGTTCTGAGGGAGGCAGTGACGGGGGACGCAGCGGACGCGGACATCCCTTGCGGGACCGAAACCGTCGACGTCGATCGCGCGGACGGCCGCGTCCTCGCCGCCCCGGTCACGTCGGCTCGAGACGTCCCCCACTACCAGCGAGCGGCGATGGACGGCTACGCCGTCCGGGCCGCGGACACGTTCGGGGCCAGCGATCGGTCGCCCGAAGTGTTGCGGATCGCCGAGCCCGCCGCCAACGGCGAGCACGCGACCGCCGACAGTATCGCTCCCGGGACGGCCGCGCGGGTCCACACCGGCAGCGCGCTCCCGGCGGGGGCCGACGCCGTCGTCATGATCGAACGGGTGACCGAACTCGAGTCGGCGGGCGAACTCGAGGTCGAGGACGCCGTCGCAGAGGGGGAAAACGTCGCGCCCGTCGGCGAAGACGTCGAGGAGGGGCAGGCGCTCTACGAGGCGGGCCACCGGCTTCGGCCGTCGGACCTCGGCTTGCTGCGGTCGGCGGGCTACGGCCGCGTCGCGGTCGCCCAGCAGCCGACCGTCGGCGTCGTCCCGACCGGCGAGGAACTCGTCGCGGGGGATCCCGGTCCCGGCGAGGTGATCGAGACGAACGGGCTGACGGTCTCGCGGCTGGCCCAGCGGTGGGGCGCTCGCGCGACCTACCGCGACGTGGTCACCGACGATCCCGAGTCACTGCGCGTGGCGATTCAGCGGGATTTGACGAAGGACGTGGTCGTCACCACCGGCGGCTCCTCGGTCGGCGAACGCGACCTGCTGCCGGAAGTGATCGACGACCTCGGCGAGGTGCTCGTCCACGGCGTCGGGCTCAAACCCGGCCATCCCGTCTGTCTCGGGCTCGTCGAGGACACGCCCGTGCTCGCGCTGCCGGGCTACCCCGTCGCCTGTATCGTCAACGCCGTCCAGTTCCTCCGGCCGGTCCTGCGCTGGCTCGAGGGAACGACCCCCGAACCCCACCCGACGACGCGGGCCCGCCTCGAGCGCAAGCTCCCGAGCGAACCGGGGACCCGGACGTTCGCGCGGGTCCAGCTCGAGCCACGCGATGGCCGGGGGGAAACCGGGGCCGACGGGCCGGCGTACACGGCGATCCCGACGCGTGCGAGCGGCTCGGGCGTGCTCTCGAGCGTCGCGCTGGCGGACGGTTGGGTGGTCGTCGACGACGACCGCGAGGGGATTCCGGCGGGTGAAACGGTTCCCGTCGAGAACTGGGAATACACACCGTAG
- a CDS encoding NAD-dependent epimerase/dehydratase family protein encodes MDSPPIRDETVLVTGGAGFIGSHLVDALVPHNEVRVLDSFTTGDRTHLPDDVTVIDGDVRDPIALQQSARGVDVIFHHAAVVSVSRSVDEPRQSNRTNLEASLLLLEQARQEDARVVVASSAAVYGHPEELPLTETAPTNPTTPYGVQKLATDQYTRLYEDLYGLPTVALRYFNVYGPRQQGPYSGVISTFLEQARAGDPITIEGDGQQSRDFVHVSDVVRANMRAATTDAVGEAYNIGTGQRTSILTLAETIRSATGSSSPIVHREPRAGDIRHSSADTSKATRDLGFTARVGLESGVRSLVGDRRERSTDETAGAGLEEPEERFG; translated from the coding sequence ATGGATTCCCCTCCGATTCGCGACGAGACGGTGCTCGTGACCGGCGGTGCGGGGTTTATCGGCAGCCACCTCGTCGATGCCCTCGTTCCCCACAACGAGGTCCGGGTGCTCGATAGCTTCACGACCGGTGACCGAACCCACCTCCCCGACGACGTGACGGTGATCGACGGCGACGTTCGAGACCCCATCGCTCTCCAGCAGTCGGCCCGCGGGGTCGACGTCATCTTCCACCACGCCGCCGTCGTCAGCGTCTCGCGAAGCGTCGACGAACCCCGACAGAGCAATCGCACGAACCTCGAGGCGAGCCTGCTGCTCCTCGAGCAGGCCCGCCAGGAGGACGCGCGGGTCGTCGTCGCCTCGAGCGCAGCCGTGTACGGTCACCCCGAGGAACTCCCGCTCACTGAAACGGCACCGACGAACCCGACCACACCCTACGGCGTCCAGAAGCTCGCGACCGACCAGTACACCCGTCTCTACGAGGACCTGTACGGACTCCCCACCGTCGCACTGCGATACTTCAACGTCTACGGTCCGCGCCAGCAAGGGCCCTACAGCGGCGTCATCTCGACGTTCCTCGAGCAGGCACGGGCGGGCGACCCGATCACCATCGAGGGGGACGGCCAGCAGAGCCGGGACTTCGTCCACGTCAGCGACGTGGTCCGAGCGAACATGCGTGCGGCGACGACCGACGCGGTCGGCGAGGCGTACAACATCGGCACGGGCCAGCGAACGTCGATTCTGACCCTCGCCGAGACGATTCGCTCGGCGACCGGCTCGTCGTCGCCGATCGTCCATCGCGAACCCCGTGCCGGCGACATCAGACACAGCAGTGCGGACACGTCGAAGGCGACGCGCGACCTCGGGTTCACCGCTCGCGTCGGTCTCGAGTCGGGGGTTCGATCGCTGGTCGGTGATCGACGGGAGAGGTCGACCGACGAAACCGCCGGTGCCGGGCTCGAGGAACCCGAAGAACGGTTCGGGTAG
- a CDS encoding helix-turn-helix transcriptional regulator, whose amino-acid sequence MSIGWWGLTPTEALESSTDGVVASAVTASSRFGLGSEALRPLQGEGSAHVAALAGMIALAVLGGLLVARNRYEEPPSFANQSDHPGEEFVTDRERIRQLLSENGGRMKQSNIVDSVDWSKAKVSRLLADLEEDDQITKLRLGRENLVCLPGYEPTASKSPEQANDD is encoded by the coding sequence ATGAGCATCGGATGGTGGGGTCTCACTCCGACCGAGGCGCTCGAATCGTCGACCGACGGTGTGGTCGCATCCGCGGTTACGGCGAGTTCCCGGTTCGGGTTGGGCTCGGAGGCCCTGCGGCCGCTTCAGGGAGAGGGGAGTGCCCACGTCGCGGCCCTCGCCGGGATGATCGCCCTCGCAGTGCTCGGCGGGCTACTCGTCGCTCGGAATCGATACGAGGAACCGCCCTCGTTCGCGAACCAGAGCGACCATCCCGGCGAGGAGTTCGTGACCGATCGGGAGCGCATTCGGCAACTCCTCAGCGAGAACGGCGGCCGGATGAAGCAATCGAATATCGTTGATTCCGTCGACTGGTCGAAAGCGAAGGTCAGCCGACTGCTCGCCGACCTCGAGGAGGACGACCAGATCACGAAACTTCGACTCGGGCGGGAGAACCTGGTCTGTCTCCCGGGATACGAACCGACGGCTTCGAAATCGCCCGAGCAGGCAAACGACGACTAG
- a CDS encoding glycosyltransferase, producing MHVLTVTTNEDAPFLTQQVDALEERGVSVSTVSIAGEVDADTDRSPTDYVRTVPRLLREARNGYDLLHAHYGLTAPMALAQLRTPVVLSLWGSDVHGPVGPISRLSAPFCDAVVVMSEEMREVIGDDCTVIPDGVDLETFRPEPQARARDRVGWDDGEDAYNVLFPYSPARGVKNYPRAERIVTVVDNLLERPVRLRTVYGVDHDAVPDYMNAADALLLTSYSEGSPNSVKEALACNLPVVAVDVGDVRERLAGVAPSRVATSDEELIRGLIDVLERGERSNGREAAREVSIDRTAERMLEVYERVAGRPIETDSEKRPARSATRLE from the coding sequence ATGCACGTTCTGACGGTGACGACGAACGAGGACGCCCCGTTCCTGACCCAGCAGGTTGACGCACTCGAGGAGCGGGGGGTCTCCGTTTCGACGGTGTCGATCGCAGGGGAGGTCGACGCCGATACCGACCGGAGCCCGACGGATTACGTCCGGACCGTCCCACGACTCCTCCGGGAGGCGAGGAACGGCTACGACCTGCTCCACGCCCACTACGGGTTGACCGCGCCGATGGCGCTCGCACAGCTCCGAACGCCGGTCGTCCTCTCGTTGTGGGGGTCGGACGTACACGGCCCCGTCGGCCCGATCAGCCGGCTCTCCGCGCCGTTCTGTGACGCGGTCGTCGTCATGTCCGAGGAGATGCGCGAGGTGATCGGCGACGACTGTACGGTGATCCCCGACGGCGTCGACCTCGAGACGTTCCGGCCGGAGCCACAGGCGCGAGCCAGGGACCGGGTCGGGTGGGACGACGGGGAGGACGCTTATAATGTGCTTTTCCCGTACTCGCCCGCACGCGGGGTGAAAAATTATCCACGGGCAGAGCGTATCGTGACCGTCGTCGACAACCTCCTCGAGCGGCCGGTCCGGCTCCGGACCGTCTACGGCGTCGACCACGACGCCGTGCCCGACTACATGAACGCCGCCGACGCGCTCCTGTTGACCTCCTACAGCGAGGGGTCGCCCAACTCGGTGAAGGAAGCCCTGGCCTGTAACCTGCCAGTAGTCGCCGTCGACGTCGGCGACGTCCGGGAGCGACTGGCCGGCGTCGCTCCCTCACGCGTCGCCACCAGCGACGAGGAGCTAATCCGGGGGTTGATCGACGTCCTCGAGCGCGGGGAGCGATCCAACGGCCGCGAGGCCGCCCGCGAGGTCAGCATCGACCGGACCGCAGAGCGGATGCTCGAGGTATACGAGCGGGTCGCCGGCCGACCCATCGAGACCGACAGCGAGAAACGGCCCGCACGGAGCGCGACTCGACTCGAGTGA
- a CDS encoding AbrB/MazE/SpoVT family DNA-binding domain-containing protein → MCPSGITTDERGRITIPKAVRERFGERYRLVELEDDIKLMPVPDDPLESHRGDLEVSLATFIELFLVEERFAFDREEATLAILELAETDVDPDAVFQASAYIDDGLNTFDAFHAALANDAILSSDQAFETIELDRVALGPDTENYSSR, encoded by the coding sequence ATGTGTCCGTCCGGGATCACGACGGACGAACGCGGACGGATCACGATTCCGAAGGCGGTCCGCGAGCGCTTCGGCGAGCGGTACCGACTCGTCGAACTGGAAGACGATATCAAACTCATGCCTGTTCCGGACGATCCGCTCGAGTCGCATCGCGGTGACCTCGAGGTCTCGCTGGCGACGTTCATCGAACTCTTTCTGGTCGAAGAGCGGTTCGCCTTTGATCGAGAGGAAGCGACGCTCGCGATCCTCGAACTCGCCGAGACGGACGTCGATCCGGATGCCGTTTTTCAGGCGTCGGCGTACATCGACGACGGGTTGAACACGTTCGACGCCTTCCACGCTGCGCTCGCGAACGACGCGATCCTCTCGAGCGATCAGGCGTTCGAGACGATCGAACTCGACCGCGTTGCACTCGGGCCCGACACGGAGAACTATAGTAGTCGTTGA
- a CDS encoding NAD-dependent epimerase/dehydratase family protein, translating into MTGPTDPPIAAVTGATGFLGSRLCRRLLADGWTVRGLCRPTSDRGDLEGVEWHVGDVLDTETLRPLVDGADAVFHLAGIGLWSAGPETVREVNRDGTERVLEACRDGDVGRVVFTSTSGTRRPQGDADFADETDVAEPIGAYQASKAEAEDLVDRYADTDGDAVTVHPTSIFGPGDGAFTAQLLSMGVERTMPAHLPGGLSIVGVSDVVDGLLAAYDRGTAGEHYILGGENLTYDRAVSRIAETVGGSPARIRVPATAIHAAGPVAEVVDAVADRRVFPFDREMATLATRRLFYSSRKASEELGYEYRPLEAHVPEAMEWYQAEIR; encoded by the coding sequence ATGACCGGACCGACCGATCCGCCGATTGCGGCGGTCACCGGCGCGACCGGATTTCTCGGCTCGCGGCTCTGTCGCCGACTGCTCGCCGACGGCTGGACGGTCCGCGGACTCTGCCGGCCGACGTCGGATCGTGGCGACCTCGAGGGCGTCGAGTGGCACGTCGGTGACGTTCTCGACACCGAGACGCTGCGGCCGCTGGTCGACGGGGCCGACGCCGTCTTCCACCTCGCGGGGATCGGCCTCTGGAGCGCCGGCCCCGAGACGGTCCGGGAAGTGAACCGCGACGGCACCGAGCGGGTACTCGAGGCCTGTCGCGACGGCGACGTGGGCCGGGTCGTCTTCACCAGTACGTCCGGGACGCGCCGTCCGCAGGGGGACGCCGATTTCGCCGACGAGACCGATGTCGCCGAGCCGATCGGGGCCTATCAGGCCTCGAAAGCCGAGGCGGAGGACCTGGTCGATCGGTACGCCGACACCGACGGAGACGCCGTCACCGTCCATCCCACGTCGATCTTCGGTCCCGGCGACGGGGCGTTCACCGCACAACTGCTCTCGATGGGCGTCGAACGGACGATGCCCGCACACCTCCCCGGCGGGCTGAGCATCGTCGGCGTCTCGGACGTCGTCGACGGCCTGCTGGCGGCATACGACCGCGGTACCGCCGGCGAGCACTACATCCTCGGCGGCGAGAACCTCACCTACGACCGGGCGGTCTCCCGGATCGCCGAGACCGTCGGCGGCTCGCCCGCGCGGATCCGGGTTCCCGCGACGGCCATCCACGCCGCCGGCCCCGTCGCCGAGGTCGTCGACGCCGTCGCCGATCGGCGCGTGTTCCCCTTCGACCGGGAGATGGCAACGCTCGCGACCCGGCGGCTGTTCTACAGTTCGCGGAAAGCCAGCGAGGAACTGGGGTACGAGTATCGCCCCCTCGAGGCCCACGTCCCCGAGGCGATGGAGTGGTACCAGGCGGAAATCCGGTAA